In Dromaius novaehollandiae isolate bDroNov1 chromosome 13, bDroNov1.hap1, whole genome shotgun sequence, the genomic window AATTGTCTCTAAAATGGGAAAAGCATAAATTTGTAGGAACTGGGGAAATTTAAACTGGAGGCACCAAAGAAAATGCCATGGCATATGCCTATCATAACATACTTAAAAAGTCACCgttgtggaaaaaaattataatgttAATATTCAAACCACAAATTtctaaaacacaacaaaatgtACCTGAGAGtgtgcatatttatatatatatatttatatttatatttttatatatatttgccaACATTTAAAGTGAGAAAGTATATTTTCCTCAATTCTTTCGCAAAACAAAGAACTGTggatttaaacaaaacaaaaccccaaaacaagcCCTCTCCTTCCCAACACCCCCAATGAATTATACTTATGGCCCAAGCACTAAATTCTAATGATGGTTCTGAAAACCCCATTTCACATCCTCCTCTTTTCAAATGGTTTTCCAAAACAGAACGGAGAGTaagcagtaaaataaacaaaagtaaaagaaGTGTATTTAAATATTACCCAGTATATAACAGACTGTACTTATGTCAGTAAagaatctcaaagaaaataaagtttaagTTGTACAAATGTAGCTCTGTTGACAAGTATAGCTAATATTTCCTTGTAATTATTAAGATAGTTTGAAAGGATGTGAACACAAACAGGCTACATGAATGCAGTATATTAAATCCCCCTGTAGCACATTAcaatcaataaaaagaaaataaaatctgaataatACTAGAGGTAgcagctgtttgtttttctgttattctGAGTATCTCTGGAGTCCAAACCTTCGAACATTGCTCCCCTGATAAAAGGCTTGTGTGCGATCAGCCGACATACAGCAGACTGGTAAGCTAGATGTCTGCAATAGTGTTTGAAGTATCTTTTCTACTACAATGGAAGTAGTACTTGTAAAGAAGTGTGTTGACGACTTGCATTAAATCACAGCTCAAAAAGCTATGGCTGTTTGCTGTTTTACaagccacttaaaaaaaatcaatccacaAGTTGTTTAAGCAAGCTATGCAGTTCCACAACATATAAATAGGGTAAGTATCAAGAGTTCCGTATAACCTCTAAAATATATGCTAGCTGAATATTAATGGAGTATCAATAATATTAATCATAGTAATGCCTTAATTCTGGTGTCACGAGAAAGTGTTTCCTTCATATGGGATGATTCCTGGAGGATGTTGGTGGGATCTGTTTTATGTCTGGTAGAAGTGATGGTAGTGGTGGTGGTGctcatggtggtggtggtgttcatGTCTCTGTATCATTTGTCCAACTTGGCCTTCATATAAAATGACTGTGGGCAGGTCTCTCACATGCTCCTTTTCCACAACTGTCCCTGGAGACTGGAAAGTTTTGCACATTTGGTGACTCTCTTTTGCCCTCTGCTTGTGCTTCTTGTGAACCTGTTGAGACTGCAAGGGGAGGTAAGGAAGATTCTGGCCCACCCGTGCACTTGGGGAAGCCACTGGCATGGGCGCCCCTTGAAAAGGTTTATTTCTTACTGCCCTTCCAGGATGCACAGAAGCAACATTTTTGCCCTGGGCCTTGGGAGACCTCACAAAGTGCTTGTTTGAGTCCTGGTTCCGGAGCCTCTGTTGGATTTCTGCGATCTTGGCATAGGAACTCTCAGCCAGATTGATGTAGCTTGGATCCACCACTTGAGATTTCCTATGGTGAGCATGGAAGGTTTCAGGTTCATGAGAACGGGATCGAGTCTGATTCACAACTCTGCTTGGTGGATCTTGCTTCTGAGCTGCTGGAGGAGATCCTAGGAAATAACAAGCTGACTTAGTCATCTAGTATTTCAAAGTTTTAATTAGCAGCATGCAGTTGGCAGGGATAGCATCATTGGCAGAGTGAATTTTTCCTAAGGAAGTGAATGCAATTATAGCTGTCTAGTTTAATTACATTTAATAATTCTGATTAGTAaataacatacacacacacacacacacacatatataagtcTTTAGATTATCTTTTCTTGGTTATCATCTATCTGAAATTCACCAAAATAACTGAGTGGAATAGTAAAACTTGGCAGAGgacagggaaaggaaggaaatccAGATCCCTTGAATTTTGGGACAGATGTTAAATTTCCAGGTATAAACCCACATTCTCTGATTTCTGGGTCAGCAGTGGCTACTAAACCCAAAGTATGGGCCGGTTCAACTCAGGAATGACCCCTGCCATCCAAAAAATCAGTCCTAGCTTTACAAATAGGCTAAACTTCATGGATTAGATGTAAAGATTGGTCTCCTAGGCTCACCTCCAAGTTTAGCTACACAAACAAGTACTCCAAAGCACACTAACCACTCCATTGTGATTCCACCTTCACCAGTAATTACCTTGTAGTATTTGGTCCTACTGCTTCCAGTAAGTTGCTACAGACAAGTCACACAGATTCAAAATTCATTGCCCCTGATCTGGAACAtgcaagtgaagaaaaaaaaggctaaaaggtTGAACCATAAATTACCAAATTACCTGGCCCGAACTTTGATGTGTAGTTTTCTATTCCTGCAAGGTCCAAATAGTGGTTTCTCCTTTCAATGTTCTCATCAACACAGTGACGATAGCACCCACTTGGCTCTGCATTGTTCTCACTCTGGTGATATCTGTCAGAAGGAAGCAAAGTTACAATTCAGCAGAACTTCTTTAAAATTGTTATCACCATCTGCAAAACAACAACTAATGTGCCCTTTGAAGTGACAGGAGTTGCTCACAAAGAAACAACAAGCACTTGAAATTCTGGATGACCGGATTTGCTAAGTCGATAGGCCAGAACTGACTGTTCTTTCCCCTCGTATAAATTGACCCCGACATTGCAAAGCAAAGGATGCTTTCAAATTGCATCAATCatgcaaaaacaaatgaaaatgctcCAAGGGTTTATTACATTCTGTCTTAGGGCCAAACCATTCAGCTGGCTCTCAGTCTAGACATGCCAAAGAAAACCTGCTGTTTGATACAactgctcccactgctgtcagGAAGCACTGGGGCAAGCTCATGTCAGAATAACATCCATATATATCTGCTTCAGAAGGACAAGCAACAGTACAGGTGTATAACTAGAGAGAACCTGAGGAGAAAAAGTGTCGGTAGAATAGCTGGAGGTAACTGCTGCTTtccaaaatacaattaaaaaggTCAGATCAGCCCCTGGCTTCAGCAACTTGACTCCTTTTCCTGCTCAGCTTTGCAATTTTATTTATAGCAGAACTATTTCCTGAGAATGAATATCTGAAATACCATTCATTtgtgaggcagaaaaaaaatcagccagaGGTTTACAAAATTGTAGCCAATAATTCTGAACATTTTAATTCAGCAATTTAAATGGATATCTGCAGATATTAGCGTCTTCAATGTAACAAAAgggctaaggagaaaactcttGATTAAATCACTGCCTGTCATTCAGATACTTCAATCTTCAAGACCACAAAGACTTTTGAAAGGCTTTGCTTTTATACGCTCTATGCAAATGCACTGAAAGACCAGAATTTGGCCTTGCATTTTACACCAGTTGCTAAACACAGGTTCCATTCCATAAAATGCCAGATATACTGTTTTTAGTCTATTAACACATTTGCAGATTTCCAGAGGCTGATAATCCCACTGAGTTTTGGCACAGACTGCTTTCCTGGTCTAGGGTCAGAGGGTTTAGGACATTACAGAACTGAGTCCCTAGTGTCTCTGTCAGCCATAGATCTACAGTTTCTTTGATAAAAGTCACAAGACTTAACCTACATGGAAGATCATGTTTGCTCCACTTTGATATGGGTAGATTTCCCTGAATGGAGGAGAGCCTGTCTGGAAAGCAGTGAAGCTTTAAAGACTCTGCAGTCAGCTTTGAACACCAGAAGTGACATGGGGTACTGTCAAAAAAGAGGGACTGTccagacattttttatttttaagtagataGCCAACTCTTGTACTTTCCTGCTTCAGACACACCTTTATAGGATCGTACACTTTAGCAAGTCAACTTAAAGATCTTAGGGCTGGAACCTAACTAACTGAAGGTTGCCATGCTTGAGTTGCCTACAGAAACCAGCGGGAGTTGCACACTTGTTAAAGACAATGCATAGCTAACCCAGAAAAAGCATCACTGGGTTTGATCTAGCACGATGAAGCAACACTGTATACAGTAGTATCTGTCGAAAACTGAGTTAAGAGGGATCCCGTTTTTCTTTGTTATTGTAATCAATTCCATCTCTCATCAAGACAGTGAAGAAAAACTACACAAGTACTGCCACAGCCCTGCGTGCTAATAACCTTCTTACACGCAAGATGACGTTCAACAATGCAAATATACACCGTGAAGCAATTACACACTGATGAGAGATGTGCTCTACTGTCAGAGAGAACTTAAAGTACTTTTGAGAAATGAGGCTTCCAGCATCCAGCTCCCAAATGCTTTTCTTGCATATACATGGGAATATACATTGTTGCTTGCTggtttctttcttgtcttttttccaATAGAAAAGATACCTGCTTAAGTATTTGTGAAGTGTATGAAAGCCCTTTCTAAAATTCCCACACCATCCACAAAGTTGCCTGCCAGTGCTCTTCCACCATCAATTTTATAATACATATGCTGAGCAAGACAGCTATAAATCTGCTTACTTGATCTTGATACTTGTATTAGCCCTATGGATGAAAACTCTTTCCTGTAGCTTCCAGGGGATGAAAAATCCCACCCACCATCTATCTCCCACCTTAGGGATAAAACCATCTCTATCCATTTTATCTTGAATATTAATCACATCTTGCCTAGAATTCCTAAGTGACTGAATTTGCAAAGCATGTGCACTTCACACACGTCTTCGTGGCTGCTCTCAAGGGGAAGCCCCTGCATTAACACCTGGAGCTACTGCTGAGCCATAGGGAGCCTTGAAGGGGCTTGGCGGTTTGGCCAGAGTGCACAGACATCCAGACACATGCGCAGTGGCCCGGTTCCTTGTCCTGGCCACATTTAATGAGATATAGCAAAAACTGTCAGATGCTGACAGTTGCCTGATATTGATCTGCCCAGCTCAAGATTCAGGTTTGTCCTGCCTAGGAAGCCTAGGAAGGCTAGGAAGGGATGAGCCTAGGAAGGGATAAAGAGGGCAAATGGGGCCGAGCCAAGACTCTGCCTCAATGTTTGATGCATCTATGGCTGCAAATTTAAGTGGAAATGGCTAACATTCACAAAACAACCAGATTTACAAAAACATGGTTTTAAGGTGGATGGCGGAAGGACTTTGAACTGGAAGGGGATTTTTGCTATAAATTATCAAAAAAATCCCAGTCCATTAAATTCACAAAGTGCAAACCTTAGCTAATGGGCACAGGAAATCTGAGCACCACATTCAGGCCAGCAAGGAGAAACATAGAATATTCTTTAAGtaggaaaacattttgcaaagagTTGTTAATAAAAGGTTAGAAGGCATTTTATAATCTGAAATTTGATCTTACTGGGATTCACTCACTAGGATAATTCACTGGCATTTTTACTCTGTCCAGGAAAGGGAGGCATAgcttttgttgtcatttttaataaaactgaatgCTCCTCCTCCTGATAAatttactaaaataaatacatttgtttgGACAAATTTTTCTAAATCCACAGAAGGCctaaactggatttttttaatttgcagctgAAGAAACAAATACAACTAATGATTCAATGCCATTACTGTGTCATTTGTGCAAACATCTCCCTTTTCCTTAGCATGAAATCTTAGACTAAACCAAACCTATATACTCATACAGAGATAAACTGTGTAGACCAACTGATGTACATTGGAATGTAACAGAATttccagcttttgttttgtttttctaccCATTAAACCAACAAATTCAAAAAAGGAATAGCACACCTACACTCAACTGAGAGAGGAGCATTATTGttagctgtaaaaataaaaaaatacttgaaagataCATTGCAAATGACTACCACATATTCAGCAGAGGTAATATCTAAAATATAGATGGAACTCATGATAATAGGGTATTCTCAGGGTATGTGCTCTTGCTAACCTTGCAAATGGCACAATAACACACTTCAGAGCAATAAGGCCTATTCTGGATTGGCATCCAAAATAATGTTGGACATTCTGTTAGGGAAGACctgaactcctttttttttttaatctaatctcTAGATGGCTGCAAGTGTATCTGCATCTGTGCAAAAAAGTACTGGGCTTGTACTTGATGGGAAATAGATGCGTTCTGAGTCATACAGGCAGAATTCCATTACAGAcaacagatgtatttttttctagtggtgaaatatatttggaaacttaaaaaaaaaaaaaaagcaaaaaccaggAATGATCCAAATTTTCCTTCAAGTTTACAATAAAGGTAGAAGTTCTAAACAAGCAGCTAATTTCTAGCTGGGTGTTACCTCATGACTAATCCCCTAAGGGTAAAGTTGTCCTAAAGACGCTGAGACAGTGGGGAAGCGGGCTTTCTGGCGATGGGGGTCAGCTGAGGTAACTGCTCTGCAAAGTCACTGTGAAGTAAGAAAGAGGTGAGTTTACTTCTCATACCAAGGAGACGAGCACACTCTGAAAGTGGACGTGAACTCCCCTACAGCTGCTCTGCACCGCAGCCGCCTCGGTGGGAGGCGAGCACGGCGCAGGCGGTGTGCTGAAGCTCTGCCCTCGCCTGCTCTGCGGGACGGACCCTACGCAGGGCACTTGCTGAGATGCTGAttctgcctgctgctctgccaagagctgccttcctccttccttttgctAGATATTGTAGCCAGCACCTTTAGGAGGAAGGGCAGCAGAAAAGAGGCAGGTCTGGTTAGGACTCAATAAAAAAGATGGAGAGGGTTAATAAAGCTTGGAGCTAATTGAGTTAATCAGTGAAGATGATGGGCTGAGAGGAGCACAGAGATGGGCAGGAACCAGTCTCTATGAAGATAAAAAGATTTTAGGACACTTCTAGCTGAAAGGTACACCATCCTGCATTAAACTCTGTTAATAGGTACAGTATTGCAGATGGCATCTAAAAGGATGGTGCGTGTCCTCCCAAAGagccaaaagaagaagaaaaactgtgAATAGTGGAAACTacagattagatttttttaaatcaaaaacctaaatgcaattaaaatgttATTGTTGCCTTTTTTGTACAGAGCATCCACCCATGGAATCTGCTGCCTGTTGCACAGTGAAAAATCATATAATTCCTCTGTCctaacataataataaaaaaaggaaagtaaagaaaaaactcAGTAGGTGAGGTTTCATCAAAGCTAGCCCTGTCTCTCAGGAGACAGAGTTCTCTGCTCTTACCTGACAGAAGCCCTCTGCTTCTTTTCAGAGCTTCTTACTTCTTCATTGGCTTTGCTTTCAGCTCTGTGCCTGGCACTCTGCAAATCTGCCACCAAGAAAAACGACGTTATTCTCCCATGACTGTTGTTGTTAGTCTGTCTAACTAACATGCTACACTGTAAACACACCCTTTCTTGTCTGTAGGTCAGGATGTAATACATTATTAAGTTTAACCTCCTCAAAAGTGCTTTTGTCCACAGAACAGATTTTATGCAGACATAACCTTGGCTGTGGCATGTGAGTCAAGGTTAGGCTGAAAGCCATGTGGTAGGTTAGACTGGGCCACATTCACACTTGGGAGCCCTCGGGAGGGCTTGTTAGTTTGGAGCTCAATACCGTACTAATGCATCATGCAGCTTCCCAACAGTGCAAACTTGCTTGTAGCTGCACTGGACTGAGTGGATGCATATATTAAAACTCGGATACTGATGGTCTCCTTTTGGATAAGGTGCCCACATTTTTTCTACTAAAGTATTACTTTAGGTACTTTCACTATTTTAATTTAGCACTACTTTATCTACTGAAGTGATCATGCTGATACAACTATTATTAGAGTGAACACAAGGTGAATAAGCCATCATAGTATAAGCCACTTTATAACAGTATATATGGCAGACTCTGCAGTACTGAAAAACTGGTGCAATTTTTATGCATAGACCAACCTTGGTAATAGATGCATCATTGCTAACATATCACATTACAGACAGTTGCAGCCTACGACACCATCCAAATTCCTGTGTGTGTCTGGTAACAGTGCTCGGCCCAGTATTTCTACTTAAAATCGATCAGAATGCATTAGCCATGATCATTTCATTACCAGGTATTTGATACCTAACTGAAAGACCTGTCCAGATTCCACACATTGCAAAATTTGAAGTGAAGGGGCAAatgatttttctccttctcctacTTGATTTCTTAAAAGTTCTAGCAGAGTGCAAGAATTTAAATCAGATGTATAAATTTTATGGTATTTTATCCTTACTGAGGTTCTAGCTTAGAAACAGCTACAGTGATAAACAGTTATTTACATTGAACTATTTACTCTTAGCCAGCAGTAGTGATAGCTATGCACATGCATAAAGCATTTTTATGCAATTATAACTGAAGGCTGTAACTACACCAGTAGACTTAAAGcagtacaaatagaaaaaaacttTATTTGCCTTGCAGCATGCACACGCAATCACACAACACATGGGGTGTCACTGCTGCCAGGAAGAAACAGTCAGTCAGGATGGGGACCTTAATTCATTTAAGAGACACTGAAAGGAGGATAGGCAATTTTGCACCTGAGATCTTAAATAGGTTCATGGGGACTAAAAAGCCCACAGAATTACCTGCCTTGACTAacatatgtatttatttgtattgACAAAATAAGGAGATGGATCTTTAAGGGCTCCTTAAAGATGTTCAAAATCTTTTTTCGAACAGCTGATTGCACATGCTTACCAGAATGATTTAACAAGATACTCTTTTTCTTCTGGCTGCTGTCTGGTGCCACAGTAAGTTTCACTCGCAGAGTTTTGCTGGAACTAGGAGAATGGTTTACTGATGCATCAACTACCTCATAGATGGTATGAAGCAAGCTGGTAATATCCTATAGGTGGATTGAAACACAAAAAGACACAATATTGTGAAAGCGGTATGAAACCTACAGCTTTGCTATGTAGAACTATTTTGGGCCTGGGACTATTAAATGCTGAAGTATCCTCAAAACTCATTGAATTTTAAAGGAGCAAAACTTGCTAGAACCTTAGATGAAAGAATCCGTTTCTCTCTTCAGTTAACCCCCATTCTTCCCAGTTTAGACTGTAATTTAGCCGACATAGTCACAAGGAATGGTTCAGGCAGATGCATATTCTACAGCATCAGATGATGTAAGATTTATGACATGGGGCAAACCAGATCAAAATAATAACAAATGCACAATTTATTCTTGCTCTCCAGACATACACTGTGAATTAGCCAAATTGTATTTCCTTCCTTTGGTTTCAACAGAACTGAGGAATAATTATTCATACTGCACTAAAAATTGAGTTCATATGACCAAGGCAAATACAGCAACTGAAGAAACATGACATCTTCAGGAAATCTTActacttctttttattttcttgggaTAGCTAAATGGTATATGCATAGAGGAAAACTACTCAGAGATGTGGCAGGACCATAAACATTAGGTGTGGAATTAGATTAGGTCTGAATGTCACTCTACCACACACGTACTGTGGTCTAGCCTACTTTGCAAAGTTCAGACCAGCTCTGAACTACATTTTGAACAACAGAGATTATCTACTCTGGCCTATTAGAGAATATTCTTTGTACACCTCCTTGAAGGCAATGGAACATGAACAAATGCTTAAGTGTTCAGCTATATCAGAAGGAACCGTAGCCAGTTTTGAAAGTCAGTTGTCTCCATTGGCCAGTAGGAGGAATACTACACTCCTCATGGCTTAGCAGCTGAAGATGCTGGAAGTTCTCTCAGGTTTAACTAGTCCAGCCAGGTTTCAGTAACGTACTACCTTAGCAAGGATGAACAGGAAATCTCTTGGCTCATTCTTTCTCCCCAAAGGGATTTCACCCAAATTTATCTCGGGAACCAGCCTAGGGCCAAAGCATACTGGTCATTGCAGGCTATAAATATGCCATTCAATGTATAACTGAAAAGTTCTCCATGCTGGTCTTCCTGTTCCTTGATCTGTCCTAGGACCTATGTTCTTTCCAGATGCCTGCGAGCACGAAGGAAACACCCAAATCATCCTTCGTTAAATATAACTGGTTCTGAGGAAGATTAGGTCAGTTCAATAAAGACTCAAAAACTCTAGGATTTTCCTTTGCTCAGGGGTCATGCTCTTAACAATGCCAGCCTCAAAATTTAGCAGGCCCTAAAGAGCCCTGGCAGCCGATAAGCCATACACTCCTCATTAGCTAACCAGCTTTAAAGGAGACACCGAAATACTAATCTCTGTTCACACAGAATATTTTGTCCTTAATAGACGTTTAGAGAAATACTGACCTTATGGTCAGCACAAACGATTTTATAGTAGATGATTTTCCAGCTCAAAAGGCAGAAAGACTAAATCCTAGAGAGCCCAGATTTTGTCTTAATAATACCCTCTGTAACTTTCCTAAACTCAGTGGAATTTCTTCAGATTTGTGAATTCAAGATCAAATATTCATAAAACAGAGAACAATTTGTAGTCTCGCCTTTCTTTccctactgaaatattttttctaccaTGACTGCAAGAGTCTCTGTACGTAGGCTGTCACTACCATGTCCGTAGCTGCTTTCCATCCTCCTGACAAGAACTACTGCCTACAGcctgtatgaggagaggctgctCAGTGACAACCTGGTGGTCACCTCACAGCTCTTTAACACGTCTCACTTCTCACGCTTCCACCCTAATTTGAAACCTAGCCAGACCTCTAAATAGACACAGCACTATCTGTCAGCCAGCTTCAAAGGCAGGATTCTCTTTGTAACTAAAAGAAATTCAGCCAAACAAGGGCATaaaaagacaagcaaacaaaacatccaTTGATGACACCTTCTCGGAGCCTTGTGCTATAATCCCACACCTTCATAAACCAAACCTTCCCTTTCAGCAGAATACTTACGCACCATGATTATATTTAACGGGACCTCAGGCACTCGGCACTTTGCGGAACAGGCGCTTCCCAGACAGCCCTTAGCAAGCGCTCTCCCCTCGCGCCCTGCTCTCC contains:
- the NKD1 gene encoding protein naked cuticle homolog 1 isoform X3, with the translated sequence MCRSDLSGEGYRDTIGDEHFHLEVALPPEKTDGVCSGDEKKVEKESDTRTGSKKQLKFEELQCDVSVEEDNRQEWTFTLYDFDNNGRVTREDITSLLHTIYEVVDASVNHSPSSSKTLRVKLTVAPDSSQKKKSILLNHSDLQSARHRAESKANEEVRSSEKKQRASVRYHQSENNAEPSGCYRHCVDENIERRNHYLDLAGIENYTSKFGPGSPPAAQKQDPPSRVVNQTRSRSHEPETFHAHHRKSQVVDPSYINLAESSYAKIAEIQQRLRNQDSNKHFVRSPKAQGKNVASVHPGRAVRNKPFQGAPMPVASPSARVGQNLPYLPLQSQQVHKKHKQRAKESHQMCKTFQSPGTVVEKEHVRDLPTVILYEGQVGQMIQRHEHHHHHEHHHHYHHFYQT
- the NKD1 gene encoding protein naked cuticle homolog 1 isoform X2 — translated: MGKLHSKHAAVCKPRESPEGDSFAVSASLARRGLEDWMVKQKPAGGGGSSGGSSSGLPHGCPQRAAGRLSGARDLSGEGYRDTIGDEHFHLEVALPPEKTDGVCSGDEKKVEKESDTRTGSKKQLKFEDITSLLHTIYEVVDASVNHSPSSSKTLRVKLTVAPDSSQKKKSILLNHSDLQSARHRAESKANEEVRSSEKKQRASVRYHQSENNAEPSGCYRHCVDENIERRNHYLDLAGIENYTSKFGPGSPPAAQKQDPPSRVVNQTRSRSHEPETFHAHHRKSQVVDPSYINLAESSYAKIAEIQQRLRNQDSNKHFVRSPKAQGKNVASVHPGRAVRNKPFQGAPMPVASPSARVGQNLPYLPLQSQQVHKKHKQRAKESHQMCKTFQSPGTVVEKEHVRDLPTVILYEGQVGQMIQRHEHHHHHEHHHHYHHFYQT
- the NKD1 gene encoding protein naked cuticle homolog 1 isoform X1, translated to MGKLHSKHAAVCKPRESPEGDSFAVSASLARRGLEDWMVKQKPAGGGGSSGGSSSGLPHGCPQRAAGRLSGARDLSGEGYRDTIGDEHFHLEVALPPEKTDGVCSGDEKKVEKESDTRTGSKKQLKFEELQCDVSVEEDNRQEWTFTLYDFDNNGRVTREDITSLLHTIYEVVDASVNHSPSSSKTLRVKLTVAPDSSQKKKSILLNHSDLQSARHRAESKANEEVRSSEKKQRASVRYHQSENNAEPSGCYRHCVDENIERRNHYLDLAGIENYTSKFGPGSPPAAQKQDPPSRVVNQTRSRSHEPETFHAHHRKSQVVDPSYINLAESSYAKIAEIQQRLRNQDSNKHFVRSPKAQGKNVASVHPGRAVRNKPFQGAPMPVASPSARVGQNLPYLPLQSQQVHKKHKQRAKESHQMCKTFQSPGTVVEKEHVRDLPTVILYEGQVGQMIQRHEHHHHHEHHHHYHHFYQT